One window of uncultured Methanoregula sp. genomic DNA carries:
- a CDS encoding methytransferase partner Trm112 produces the protein MKRSLMDILCCPVCKGDLTLHVETENEKEILEGGLQCAACSVEYPIHEGIPNLLPQTSQ, from the coding sequence ATGAAGCGTTCACTCATGGACATTCTCTGTTGCCCGGTCTGCAAGGGGGATCTCACCCTTCATGTCGAGACGGAAAACGAGAAAGAGATTCTCGAAGGCGGGCTGCAGTGCGCTGCCTGCAGCGTTGAGTATCCTATCCACGAAGGCATTCCAAACCTGCTGCCCCAGACATCCCAGTAA